The Microcebus murinus isolate Inina chromosome 1, M.murinus_Inina_mat1.0, whole genome shotgun sequence genome includes a region encoding these proteins:
- the STRIT1 gene encoding sarcoplasmic/endoplasmic reticulum calcium ATPase regulator DWORF — translation MAEKAESTFSHLLVPILLLIGWIVGCIIMVYVVFS, via the exons ATGGCTGAAAAAG cagAGTCTACATTTTCACACCTTCTGGTTCCCATTCTTCTCCTGATTGGCTGGATCGTGGGCTGCATCATAATGGTTTATGTTGTCTTCTCATAG